A portion of the Calothrix sp. 336/3 genome contains these proteins:
- a CDS encoding IS630 family transposase: MPQYLEVIKKHVIAPVDRQKTIRYWCGDESRVGLKTEAGRLITKKGVKPIGIMQWKRDNFYLYGLVEPLTGEYFIWEFSHLNTACFNIFLEKFSQTYAQDIHILQLDNGAFHLSQHLKVPENIVLLFQPPHTPQVNPIERLWEEVKRHLTWESFPSLDELREFIWNRLAQLNTSIVASITGWDFILDALFVSGFS; this comes from the coding sequence CTGCCACAATACTTAGAAGTAATAAAAAAACACGTCATAGCACCAGTAGATAGACAAAAAACAATTAGATATTGGTGTGGGGACGAAAGCCGTGTGGGATTGAAGACTGAAGCTGGGAGACTAATTACTAAAAAAGGAGTTAAGCCCATCGGCATTATGCAATGGAAGCGGGATAATTTTTATTTATATGGATTAGTGGAACCATTAACTGGAGAGTATTTTATCTGGGAATTCTCTCATTTAAATACAGCCTGTTTCAATATTTTTTTAGAAAAATTCTCACAGACTTATGCTCAAGATATTCATATTCTTCAGTTAGATAATGGAGCTTTTCATTTAAGCCAGCATCTGAAAGTACCAGAAAACATAGTTTTGTTATTTCAACCTCCACATACACCTCAAGTTAATCCCATAGAGAGATTGTGGGAAGAAGTTAAAAGGCATTTAACTTGGGAAAGCTTCCCAAGTTTAGATGAATTAAGAGAATTTATCTGGAATCGGTTGGCACAATTAAACACATCAATTGTTGCTTCCATCACAGGTTGGGATTTTATTCTTGATGCTTTATTTGTATCAGGCTTTTCGTGA
- a CDS encoding helix-turn-helix domain-containing protein encodes MAGVTKVEITESVEELHELLRKQKTASNLERIQALYLLKIGQVKTIQDVAVVVGRARVTVQRWLKEYQESGIKGLLTTKKSPGRPAIISLQVREQLDKELQESEGFKSYEEIRTWLKAVEGIEASYKVVHDTVRYQMKAKLKVPRAVGIKYDSEAELEFKKNCHNT; translated from the coding sequence ATGGCTGGAGTCACCAAAGTAGAAATAACAGAGTCAGTAGAGGAATTACATGAACTGCTGAGAAAACAAAAAACAGCATCAAATCTCGAACGGATTCAAGCTTTGTATTTACTGAAAATAGGACAGGTGAAAACAATACAAGACGTAGCGGTGGTAGTAGGAAGGGCAAGGGTAACGGTACAAAGATGGTTGAAAGAGTATCAAGAGTCAGGGATTAAGGGTCTATTAACAACGAAAAAGAGTCCAGGGCGACCAGCAATAATTAGCTTACAAGTAAGAGAGCAGCTAGACAAAGAGCTTCAAGAATCGGAGGGATTCAAAAGTTATGAGGAAATACGAACATGGTTAAAAGCAGTAGAAGGGATAGAAGCATCATATAAAGTAGTACACGATACAGTGCGCTATCAAATGAAAGCAAAGCTAAAAGTGCCGCGAGCAGTAGGTATAAAATACGATAGCGAAGCAGAATTAGAATTTAAAAAAAACTGCCACAATACTTAG
- a CDS encoding S-layer family protein, whose protein sequence is MTIENNWKAHILASILTTGFLASGMILPVVAQVTSDGTTKTIVNSNGNIFTIINGTAQGNNLFHSFSNFSVPTNGSAIFDLVNTPNITTIFSRVTGGNISNIDGLIKTINNNPNNAVSLFLMNPNGIIFGQNAKLDISGSFVGTTANSIKFSDGVEFSAANPKTTPLLTMSVPIGLQMGSNPAPMTVQGTGYKSTIASLLSPSIRTPSPTELRVKPGKTLALVGGNLNLNGATLTAEQGQIQLGSLGSAGLVNLIPITQGYTLGYENGQSFGNIQLAQKSLIDVSGINAGSVQVQAKKIQFTNSSLILAKNLGNLPGGNLHLQASEEIDLIGTFSGVRSETLSSGNGANISVITPRLSIQQGATLNSITYGKSTSGNIHIDATNLEISGFSLLNTAGSLINTSTVDAGNAGNIFVNGDSLLVSNGGGLSSISKGKGSSGEVIIHNLDTIVQGRNGSPISTRISSTTFNIGNAKTLTLDTARLQLLDGGEIVASSFFAGHGGNIRIDATESVLISGSSQSTHSRIRSSAQRLSPASQKLFGIPDNTLTADAGKISITTPNLTLKDRGTLSVANQGSGDGGSINIIANTIQLKDRGAIEAKTASGNGGSIGLQVGNLLLLRESSQITATAQGNGNGGNININAPILVGLENSDIIANAFKGKGGNINITTEGIIGLEFRDTLTPRTDLTNDITASSQFNLNGNVEINNVGVDPNSGLIELPANLSDASQQIASGCDVKQGSSFVATGRGGIPENPNQEVRTDRPWSDIRDISTYRKTQPAQAKILPSPETLIQATSWRRNAQGKVELVAAKSSTPVQTLSCSGITK, encoded by the coding sequence ATGACGATAGAAAATAACTGGAAAGCTCACATATTGGCATCTATCTTGACAACAGGATTTCTCGCATCAGGAATGATTTTACCTGTGGTTGCACAAGTAACATCAGATGGAACAACTAAGACCATTGTCAACTCCAATGGCAATATTTTTACAATTATTAATGGTACTGCACAAGGTAATAATTTATTTCACAGTTTCAGTAATTTCTCTGTACCTACAAATGGTTCTGCAATCTTTGATTTAGTAAATACGCCTAATATTACAACTATCTTTAGTCGAGTAACTGGTGGAAATATTTCTAATATTGATGGGTTAATTAAAACTATTAATAATAATCCGAATAATGCTGTTAGTTTATTTTTAATGAATCCCAATGGGATTATCTTTGGACAAAATGCCAAGTTAGATATTAGCGGTTCGTTTGTGGGGACGACGGCGAATAGTATTAAGTTTAGCGATGGTGTGGAATTTAGTGCTGCCAATCCAAAGACGACACCATTGTTGACAATGAGCGTACCAATTGGGCTACAAATGGGTAGTAATCCTGCTCCAATGACCGTTCAAGGTACAGGATATAAATCAACCATCGCCAGTCTTCTATCTCCGAGTATTCGCACTCCGAGTCCTACAGAACTACGGGTAAAACCTGGAAAAACTCTGGCGCTGGTGGGTGGCAACCTCAATCTGAATGGAGCAACCCTAACTGCCGAACAAGGGCAAATTCAGTTGGGTAGCTTAGGTAGTGCAGGACTGGTTAATTTGATACCAATTACTCAGGGATATACACTGGGTTATGAGAACGGGCAAAGCTTTGGGAATATTCAACTTGCTCAAAAATCCCTAATAGATGTGAGTGGAATCAATGCAGGTTCCGTTCAAGTGCAGGCTAAAAAGATTCAATTTACGAATAGTTCGCTGATACTAGCAAAAAATTTAGGTAATCTCCCTGGGGGCAATCTGCATCTTCAGGCATCGGAAGAAATCGATTTAATTGGTACATTTAGCGGGGTGCGGAGTGAAACCCTGAGCAGTGGAAATGGAGCTAACATCAGTGTCATTACTCCTCGATTGAGCATTCAGCAGGGAGCGACATTAAACAGCATCACTTATGGAAAATCTACCAGTGGCAATATTCACATCGATGCCACAAATCTGGAGATATCTGGCTTCTCGCTCCTCAATACAGCTGGCAGTTTGATTAACACCAGTACCGTCGATGCTGGCAACGCCGGTAATATCTTCGTTAATGGCGATAGTTTACTCGTATCCAATGGTGGGGGACTGTCTTCCATCTCAAAGGGTAAGGGTTCTAGTGGTGAAGTTATCATTCACAACCTGGATACCATTGTGCAAGGCAGGAATGGCTCACCGATCAGTACGAGAATTAGCTCAACCACTTTCAATATAGGTAATGCTAAAACCTTGACACTGGATACTGCCAGGTTACAACTGCTAGATGGAGGAGAAATTGTCGCAAGCTCGTTTTTTGCGGGTCATGGAGGAAACATTAGGATCGATGCGACAGAATCTGTCCTAATTAGTGGTAGCAGTCAGTCAACTCATAGTCGTATTCGCTCGTCTGCCCAGCGCCTAAGCCCAGCATCCCAGAAGCTATTTGGCATACCAGATAATACACTGACAGCTGATGCAGGTAAGATAAGCATCACGACACCGAACCTAACACTGAAAGATCGTGGAACTTTGAGTGTTGCTAATCAAGGTAGTGGCGATGGTGGGAGTATCAACATAATCGCAAATACCATTCAATTAAAAGATCGAGGTGCGATCGAGGCAAAGACAGCATCCGGCAATGGTGGTAGCATCGGCTTACAAGTTGGGAATTTGTTACTATTGCGCGAGAGTAGCCAAATCACTGCAACAGCCCAAGGTAATGGGAACGGGGGTAATATCAACATCAATGCACCCATCCTTGTGGGATTGGAAAATAGCGATATAATTGCCAATGCATTCAAAGGTAAGGGCGGCAATATTAACATCACAACCGAAGGAATTATTGGTCTAGAATTCCGTGATACTCTCACTCCCAGAACTGACCTCACCAATGATATTACCGCCAGTTCCCAATTCAATCTCAACGGAAATGTGGAAATTAATAATGTTGGTGTTGACCCCAATTCGGGTTTAATCGAATTACCAGCAAATCTCAGTGATGCATCTCAACAAATTGCCAGTGGTTGTGATGTCAAGCAAGGTAGTAGTTTTGTTGCTACAGGAAGGGGTGGAATACCAGAAAATCCCAATCAAGAAGTGAGGACTGATCGCCCCTGGTCAGATATCCGTGATATCTCCACATACCGCAAAACCCAACCAGCACAAGCCAAAATTCTCCCATCCCCAGAAACCCTTATTCAAGCCACATCCTGGCGAAGAAATGCCCAAGGAAAAGTGGAATTAGTTGCAGCTAAATCTTCCACTCCAGTGCAAACATTAAGCTGCTCCGGGATAACCAAATAA
- a CDS encoding metal ABC transporter permease, which produces MIVLNDSYTILLSTTNDFVNLLKFPFMQRAIAGAVLMGMLGGLLGCFVTLRQLSFFSHAVGHAALVGVALGVLLQFNPTGMLVPFTLIFGVVVLYFIDKTDLGSDSVLSIILSASLAFGVILSSFIKGYRGNLMGVLFGDILAIDQTDLFLTLIVLVTSAVFLLTTLRQQILLTLNPAVAQVQGVSVHLYRYAFIILLSLAVAVAIKAVGALLVNAFLVIPASTGKLISQQFSKFLLTSVLIGCGTSIGGILLSGFFNIASGPSIVLVQFLVFVIIFLWVKRITKKA; this is translated from the coding sequence ATGATTGTCCTTAATGATTCTTACACAATTTTGCTATCAACAACCAATGACTTCGTAAATTTGCTGAAATTTCCTTTCATGCAAAGGGCGATCGCTGGTGCTGTACTCATGGGAATGTTAGGGGGTTTACTAGGTTGTTTTGTCACCCTACGCCAATTATCCTTCTTTAGTCATGCCGTTGGTCATGCAGCGTTAGTAGGTGTTGCTCTAGGAGTACTTCTACAGTTCAATCCCACCGGAATGCTAGTACCTTTCACCCTAATTTTCGGCGTAGTTGTGCTGTACTTCATTGATAAAACCGACCTTGGTAGTGATAGCGTCCTGAGTATAATTCTCTCTGCATCTCTAGCTTTCGGAGTCATCCTTAGCAGTTTCATCAAGGGGTATCGTGGCAATTTGATGGGAGTTTTATTTGGCGATATTCTGGCGATCGACCAAACAGACTTATTCCTAACTCTCATCGTCCTAGTCACCAGCGCCGTATTTTTACTTACTACCCTGCGCCAACAAATACTATTAACCCTCAACCCTGCGGTAGCACAGGTACAAGGCGTATCGGTGCATCTCTACCGCTATGCATTCATCATCCTCTTGTCCTTAGCCGTTGCTGTGGCAATTAAAGCCGTTGGCGCTCTCCTAGTCAACGCTTTCCTCGTAATTCCCGCTTCCACAGGAAAGTTAATTAGTCAGCAATTCAGTAAATTTCTACTCACATCCGTCTTAATTGGTTGTGGAACCAGCATCGGAGGAATCCTCCTTTCCGGGTTCTTTAATATTGCCTCTGGACCCAGCATCGTCCTGGTACAGTTCCTCGTATTTGTGATCATTTTCCTTTGGGTAAAGCGCATCACCAAAAAGGCTTGA
- a CDS encoding helix-turn-helix transcriptional regulator: MVEQISIKAALSSNKAQKMAEFFSFLGDANRLRILSLLAEKELCVGDLAAALEMSESAVSHQLRNLRVMRLVGYRKQGRRVFYRLHDSHVLYIYQAVAEHLDEKDE; this comes from the coding sequence ATGGTGGAGCAAATCAGTATCAAAGCGGCTTTGAGTAGCAATAAAGCTCAGAAAATGGCTGAGTTCTTTAGCTTTCTCGGAGATGCAAATCGCCTACGAATTCTTTCTTTGCTTGCGGAAAAAGAATTATGTGTTGGTGATTTAGCTGCTGCTTTGGAAATGAGTGAATCGGCAGTTTCTCACCAATTGAGAAATCTCAGGGTGATGCGTTTAGTGGGTTATCGGAAACAGGGACGACGGGTATTTTATCGTTTGCATGACAGTCATGTTTTATATATTTACCAAGCAGTTGCTGAACATCTTGACGAAAAGGATGAGTAA
- a CDS encoding metal ABC transporter ATP-binding protein has translation MNDAYPIVKVEGLSVYQGNYLALDDITFTLLAQTNTAIVGPNGAGKSTLVQAILDLIPRSSGSVEIFGRPVSRLGNLRHQLGYIPQNFIFDRTFPLSVGELVGLGWVGEQRKDKAVSITQALHRTDTYHLRNQAIGSLSGGQMKRVLLAYCLVMTRKLLVLDEAFAGVDAQGTADFYALLNELKQAEGWTVLQVSHDIDMVSHHCDRVLCLNRSIVCSGVPEIALSAQNLLATYGPGFSRYQHKH, from the coding sequence ATGAATGACGCATATCCGATTGTGAAAGTAGAAGGGCTATCTGTATATCAAGGAAACTATTTAGCTTTAGATGATATTACATTTACTTTATTAGCACAAACAAATACAGCAATAGTGGGACCTAACGGTGCTGGTAAAAGTACTTTAGTGCAGGCAATCTTAGATTTAATTCCCCGCAGTAGTGGTTCTGTCGAAATATTTGGTCGTCCAGTTTCTCGTTTAGGAAACTTACGTCACCAACTAGGGTATATTCCTCAAAATTTTATTTTTGACCGTACTTTTCCCCTCTCTGTGGGTGAATTAGTCGGATTAGGGTGGGTGGGAGAACAAAGAAAAGATAAAGCAGTATCAATTACCCAAGCTTTACATCGTACAGATACCTATCATTTACGCAACCAAGCAATTGGTTCTTTAAGTGGTGGTCAAATGAAGCGAGTTTTATTAGCTTACTGCCTAGTGATGACAAGAAAACTCTTAGTTTTAGATGAAGCGTTTGCGGGGGTAGATGCACAAGGTACAGCAGATTTTTATGCTTTGTTAAATGAACTCAAACAAGCCGAAGGTTGGACTGTGCTGCAAGTATCCCATGATATTGATATGGTCAGCCACCATTGCGATCGCGTCCTATGTTTGAACCGCAGTATCGTCTGTAGTGGAGTTCCCGAAATTGCACTATCTGCCCAAAATCTACTTGCTACCTATGGTCCTGGTTTTAGTCGCTATCAACACAAACATTGA
- a CDS encoding metal ABC transporter solute-binding protein, Zn/Mn family, with amino-acid sequence MCRIKGKSINRYGNTLILTFITLMTLVTSCSESNKNQANTTEKTPSSQEVVSTPSPQGNKIKVVTTFLPMYWFTKAVTGDVANVEILVPPGTEIHEYQATPENVKAIATANVLVKNGLGLEEFLKDTVKNAQNSKLTEIDASKGIKPLDEISPVEKTATEKKDHDHDHAEGNPHVWLDPVLVKQQVTNIRDGLIVADPTNKSTYEANAKAYIEKLTNLDSEFQQTLQKTPNCTFITFHDAYPYLAKRYSIKQVAVVELPEDQLTPKDIQNTVKVVKKYQVKALFSEPGVDNKLLKSLSTDLKLDMQILDPLEKGEENPDYYFQGMKNNLQTLSNACK; translated from the coding sequence ATGTGTCGTATAAAAGGTAAAAGTATTAATAGGTATGGAAATACTCTCATTCTCACTTTCATTACTTTAATGACTCTCGTAACTAGTTGTAGTGAATCGAACAAAAATCAGGCTAATACCACGGAAAAAACACCATCGTCTCAGGAAGTAGTCTCTACTCCCTCACCCCAGGGTAATAAAATCAAAGTGGTGACAACCTTTCTACCGATGTACTGGTTTACTAAAGCAGTCACCGGAGATGTTGCCAATGTCGAAATTTTAGTTCCACCGGGCACGGAAATACACGAGTATCAAGCGACACCAGAAAATGTGAAGGCGATCGCCACAGCAAATGTTTTGGTAAAAAATGGTTTAGGTTTAGAGGAATTTCTCAAAGATACAGTGAAAAATGCCCAGAATAGTAAATTAACGGAAATAGATGCGAGTAAAGGGATTAAACCCCTAGATGAAATTTCCCCCGTAGAAAAAACCGCAACAGAAAAAAAAGACCATGATCATGATCATGCAGAAGGTAATCCCCACGTCTGGTTAGATCCGGTACTAGTGAAACAACAAGTCACAAACATTCGGGATGGTTTAATCGTTGCGGATCCAACAAATAAATCAACCTACGAAGCAAATGCAAAAGCATACATCGAAAAATTAACTAATTTGGATAGTGAGTTTCAACAGACATTACAAAAAACACCTAATTGTACTTTTATTACCTTCCATGATGCCTATCCTTATTTAGCAAAACGCTACAGCATTAAGCAAGTTGCCGTGGTAGAACTACCAGAAGACCAACTCACACCAAAAGATATTCAAAATACGGTAAAAGTAGTCAAAAAATACCAAGTGAAAGCCCTATTTAGCGAACCAGGAGTAGATAATAAATTACTCAAAAGCCTTTCCACAGATTTAAAACTAGATATGCAGATATTAGACCCCTTAGAAAAAGGAGAAGAAAACCCTGACTATTATTTCCAGGGAATGAAGAACAATTTACAAACTTTATCTAATGCTTGTAAATGA